The genomic DNA ATCCTTTTGATGTGCTTGTGAGTCTGTCCCAATGGATAAGCGATATAAATTTCGTGGATCCTTTTCAATGAAATTACAAATACGGGTAAAGACCATATCAAAATTTAAATGTCTCTCTGAAACATTATAAAATTTATGTTCCCCGGCCACATAGTCACGTCCTTTCAATTAGACAGACTTTTCGTATTCTCATTGTATGGGACAAAAACAAAAATTATAACTTCCTACCCTTTATTCGTTTCAATATTCCGAATTACATAATGGCAAACCTGGCACGTATAAATTACATTTTGATTAGATTGAGCCGTTAATACATGAATAATCTCAGTAGAATTGTGACAATTAGGACAAATCACCACTGGTAAACGTTCCATACAGCACACCTCCTCATTATTTTCATCCCTCTATTTACTATCCCATTAGTGATGGCTAATAAACATTATAGGACGAAGATTCTCCACTGATTACAATTTCACTTTATTACCATTGTAGGAAAAATTAAAAATCCCTATACATATATACTAAAAAGTAATAGAACTAAAAAAGGTGCTGCCATATGGCAACACCTTTTTTATATGTATCAAGAAATGATATCGTAAATCTCAATTGCAACCATATCGATATTATCGAATTGATACACTTGAGGTTTTTCACCTTGTTGATACACTTCTAACTCATACATTTCACTTTTATCGAAAAATTTCACGCTACATTTGCGCTCACCGTTCACTTCAAAATAGCGTTGTGCTACTTCACCGCTTTCAGCTTGTTCTTGTAGACTAACAAGTCGAGTTAAAATTCCTTGGAGTAGAGACATGAAATCTCTCCTTTCTCTGATCTTCCTAACAATAGGTTTTACAGCTATACTCATTCTATCCGTCATAACAGAAAAAATGTTCCACACTCTAGGATAAAGGTTATTGGCCAGAAACTCAACTAAAAATTTGTCGAAATACAAAGGAAAAAAACAGAAAGAACATCTTTTCCCTTCTTTATTGCGATTTTTATACTGGAAGAATATAATAAAAAACAGAAAAAAGGAGGAATTACAATGAAAAAAATTGAGGTTTACACACAACCTGATTGTCCGCCATGTGTCATTGTGAAAGAATTTTTAAAGCATAATAATGTTGTATATGAAGAATTTGACGTAAAAAAAGACGCCGCTGCACGCAATCGTCTTTTATATGACTATGATTCTTATTCAACTCCAACAGTTGTAATTGATGGCGAAGTTGTTGCTGGTTTTCAAATTGAAAAATTACAACAGCTACTCAATATAGAATAGGAATAGGTGTAAAGACCTATTCCTATTCTTATCCCGCTATTTTCGGAAAATAAACACCCGATTGAGGCAGGATAATAATCAGCGGGAGATGAACCCCACTGATTAAAGTTTCACTTTATAATTGTTGTAATCTTTTTATTTCAGTTAAAAGTTCTTGGCTCTCATGATATCCGGCCAATTTCCATTTCCCTTGATCTCTTTGCAATGTTACAATTTGATATTGTCCACTTTTCGCCCGCTCATATACATATAAAATTTTATGCTCTTCATCATATGACATTTTCGTTTCTGAATTAAAAGAAAACGGCGCTTCTTTTGCTGGAAGTAAATATTCACCACTTTGTTTATCACTTCTACTATTTTCATCTGTAAATACTTGAAGGAAATTCTCTGTAAAATACGGTGATAACGTTTCTATCATCTTATTCATCGGCCAATGCTTCCCACGAATTGAAAATTGGGTTTCATAGCCATTTTGTATCGTTGTAAACACTTCTTTCCGATCGACCTTCACTTCCTCTTTTCCTAAAACAGTTGTAACACTATAACCAACTAGAAAGGCAATGCATACAAATAGAACTAACCATATTCCATATTTCCTCATTTTCTCACCTTCCTTTTAAGAAAACTTGTCTTTGTAGTATTCATTGTAACAATGATTATGCACAGACAGGGCTGGTTTCGTTCGTAAAATCTTTACAACGATAGACAGCATTTTCATCACCATTTTCACTATTTCCAATTTATGATAAAAACAAACAAAAAATGCACGAATTTCTTCGTGCATTAAAATAAAACATCTTCTTCATATAAATATTCATACGATAAATCTATAAATAAAAAGTTTTCATCATCAATTGGGAAAGAAAATGTTCGTACCATCTCACCAGTTTCAATATCAGCATATAAATCTGATAGTCTTGCCTTATTCTCAAAACGCATTTTCATAATATTTTCTAGAAAATACGGACGCCAACTCCAGTTCTTCATATAATACTCAGGCATCACAATCCATTCCCCATCTTTTTTCATAACGTTTCCTGATTGTTGGAAACCATCTTCGTTACAAATAAATATGCGAAAACTACACTGTGATACACTTTGGCTAAATTGTAATAACCAATCGTTTATATCTTCATTCTTTTTCTGTTTGGCTAGAACATCACCAATTCGATCGCGTAACATTTCTGTTAAATTATAAATTTTTTGTAACTTCTTCTTCTCATGTTGAATAAATTGATGACACTCATTACCAAGTCGTTCTTTCAAAACGTTCGTTTCAATAAAATCAGGCAAGCATTCTTTCAAATAATTCCCTTGATAGTATCTGCCACCGTTTTTCCAAGCATATTGTAGTTGATAAAAAGCATCTATTTCTTCATATAACAATGTCGCACCAATTCTTCTAGCAAGTAATGATAAAGAATATAAAATATCTTGATAAGATTGTAAAAGTGCAGTTTGCCTTAAGTTTGTTAAATCTACTTTTAAAATATCCGGTGCTAACACGCTAATACGTTCTAAATTACTTGTACCCGTTCCGACTTTATTAATCGAAATTTGAATACCATATGTACGATAATACATAAGTAAATGATTAAATTGCTCTATATCTTCTTTACATTCATGTTCTGTAATCTCTAAAACAATGTGTTTCAAATTTAAACCTTGCTCTTCATACATCAATAAAAGTTGAAGCAAACTTTCATCATCATCGTTCATTAATACGTTAGCATTCCGATGTATAAATAATAATAATTTTTGATCACTTTCTAAATAACGATTTAAAGCTTTTTCTACTATAATGTTATCGGCTTCCAGTTGAAACTCACTCGGAATAGAATCATCATGAAAGAAAGAAGCTAAACTTTGTATGCCCTCTTCTGTTTGAATACGTCCTACTACTTCATATCCAATTACAGTATGCTCATCAGCACTAAAAATAGCTTGATAATAAGGAAGGACTTTATCCAAGTTACTCATTACATCTAATGCATCTATCAACGTGCTTCCCTCCCTTTACTTTTCAAAAATTATAACATGATATTTACGGAAAAATAATAAAAAATCCCTTCAGTTTTCCTGAAGGGATTAGAGGGGTAAAATGCTAAGGGGAATTAGCAATTCTACTATGAAGAAAAAAGAGGTCTTAAATATAACGTACATATGACCTCTTGTAAATACTTTTCTTTCATATGTCACAATTCCGTCACATTTAACCGTAAAAAAATGAATCAAACATTCATTTTTTTACCCCTTTTAAAATGGATATTGATGCAAATGTTGTCCTCCATCCATTGTCATGCAAGTTCCATTTATGTAGGCAGCTTCATCTGAACATAAATAATAAGCTAGACCTGCGATTTCTTCTGGCGTACCCAGCCTTCCAAGCGGAACACTTTGTATCGTACGCTTAGCCATTTCTTCTGAAATCCATAATTTATCAGCACCACCCGTACGTTCAATTGGTCCTGGCGCGATAGCGTTAACTCGTATTCCATATTTACGTCCCCACTCAACAGCAAGCGTCTTCGTCATTGCTAACACTCCAGCCTTCGCTGCAGCCGAATGAATAACTCCCGGACCTGCATCCCATGCATATGTTGCTACCATGTTAATGATATTCCCTTTTATACCTTTTTCAATCCAATATTTCCCGACAGCTTGGCTACAGTAAAATGTACCATTTAACACAATATTAATTACCGAATTCCAGCCATTCACGGATAAATCTTCTGCTGGACAAATAAAGTTTCCAGCTGCATTATTTATTAAAATATCAATTCGCCCAAACTTCTCATCAATCTGTTCAATCATTTTCTGAATATCTTCCGTATTTCTTACATCCATTTGTACAGGTAATATTTGTCCTGGAAATTGTTCAATTTCCAACTTTGTTTCTTCTAGTTTTTCCTTTGTACGTCCTGTAATAACTACTCGTGCCCCTTCTTTTGCAAAGCGAGTCGCCATTCCTTTTCCCATTCCGCTTGATCCACCTGTTATAATAACTACCTTTTCTTTCACATACATCCCCTCCAAAAAATGAATACACATTCATTTTATCATTTTATTTAATAGAAATCTTTATATTTTTAAACTTTTCTGATATTTTAACGTAAAGAGGTGTCTTTTCATTCATTTTTTTCGTAATCTATACTACTTTTTTATTATTTAAAATATATTTTTAATAAACTGAAAGGAGATTTGAGTAACCTGTATATGTAACAAAAGCATGTGCTATAAATCAAATAGGTATACTCATATTTTTATGAAGAAAATTACAAGAAGAGATTTTTTAAAAACTGGAATGCGCACTTTTCTATATTCACTTATAACCACTAGCATCGGATACTATTACGCTAAATATATTGAGCCACATCTACTCTCTTTTACAGAGCATACACTTAAATCACAACTCATACCAAAAAGTTTTCACGGTATGAAGATTCTTCAATTCAGCGATTTACATCTCGGATACTATTTCTCTCTCCACCATTTATCTCAAATCGTTTCTAAAATTAATGCTGTAAAGCCCGATATTGTTCTTTTCACTGGTGATCTCATTGATAATTATCAAACATATACTGACACTCCTTTCGTTGCATCCATTTTAAAGAATATACAAGGACCCTTCGGTAAATTTTATATTTATGGTAACCATGATCACGGCGGATATGGAACAGAATACTACGAACACATCATGCGTGAATCTGGATTTGAACTATTACTAAATGGCGAAAAGAGAATTCGTCTACTGGATAATAGTGAAATTTCAATTTTCGGTCTTGATGATATACTACTAGGCAAACCAAAAATAGAGGAGACACTACAACACGCGAGGCAAAACACTTATAACATTGTTCTTGTTCACGAGCCAGATATTGCACCGCAAATTGCTAACTATCCAGTTAACTTACAACTTTCTGGTCATAGCCATGGCGGACAAGTACAAATTCCTTTTTTAGGCGCTATTATTACCCCAGCACTTGCTAAAAACTATGTTGAAGGTTTCTATACGATTCAAGATTTAACTCTCTATGTCAATCGAGGCCTTGGAAGAACACGTGTCCCATTCCGATTTATGTCAAAACCTGAAATTACGATTTTCACGCTCCAACATTCGTAATAATTCGCCTATTTTCTTACATATCCTTTCTTGTACGCGCTCATCCACGTTTCATTTACCATATGATAAAAGTGAGTCCAATAAAGGAGGTTTGTTCATGTATCCATATTATCAACCAATCCCAGTCCGTTCAGCACCTATTGGTCCAGTAGGCGACTCACGCTTCTTTCCGTTTTTTGGCGTTCCATTTCTAGCTGGCATTGCTGGTGGACTGCTCGGCGGAGCATTAGCTTTCGGTCCTAGACCGTATTACCCACCATATCCACCACCTTTCCCACCGCCAGCACCTTATCCTTGTTATGGTGGACCTTGTCAACAACCATACTATTATTAATGTACCGCAACAATTCTACCAATGTTATTCCCTCTCTTAACCGATTCATAATCCATTAACATGCTTACAATAAAAACTATTCTCTCTACTCATGCTTCTATTTTGAGAACATACAATAAGTAGAGAACGAAGTAAAAACCTCTTTTTAAAAAGAGGTTTTTACTTCGTTCTCATTATTCAGCATCTGTGTTTTGATACGCCATCTTAAACAACTTCACTTGGCTATCAATCTCTTCTGCACCATTATTAATAACATAATAATAGTCACCGTCTTTATTTTGTTCACGTGTTTTCACATTATCAGCTAAAGTAAGCTGTAAAATCGCCTTAATTCGCGCCTTCATTTCAATATCTAATATCGGGAAAGATATTTCTACGCGCTTCTCCATATTCCGCGTCATCCAGTCAGCTGAAGATAAGTATATTTTCTCTTCCCCATTATGATGGAAATAATAAATTCGGCTATGTTCTAAATATCTCCCGACAACACTAACTACCCGAATATTTTCACTTACATTTGGAATACCAGGTCTTAAACAACATGTTCCTCGAACGATGAGTTCAACCTTTACTCCAGCTTGTGATGCTTCATACATTTTTTTAATGAGTGGTTTATCAGTTAACGAATTCATCTTAGCGATAATATATCCATTTCCATATTGTCTATGGTAACGGATTTCCTCATCTATTAAATCCATAAATTGCTCTCTTATATCAAATGGCGCAACCGATAAATGATGAAAATGCGGTTTTGTTGTATAACCACTCAAATAATTAAAGAAATTTGTTGCATCGACCCCAAAGTCTTTTCGTGATGTAATATAGCCAAAATCAGTATATAGCTTTGCGGTTGCATCATTATAATTTCCGGTCCCAAGATGTACGAACCTTTCAATTTTTCCGTTTTTTCTTCTTACAACTAGCGTAATTTTACTATGTGTTTTCAAATGACTTACACCGTAAATAACATGACAGCCTGCCTTTTCTAACTCTTTAGCCCAATGCACATTATTTTCTTCATCAAATCTTGCCTTTAATTCAACTAATACTGTCACTTGCTTCCCTTTTTCAGCCGCTACCTTTAGCGCCTGAATAATCGGCGAATCCCCACTTACTCGATATAATGTTTGTTTAATTGCAAGTACATTCGGATCGTCTGCCGCATCACGGACAAAATCAACTACTGGCTGAAACGATTCAAAAGGATGATGTAATAAAATATCATGCTCAATCGCTTTTTCAAATACATCTTCCGCATCACCTAAGTCTTGAGGCCGTTGCGGAATAAGAGCCGGATATACTAGATGTTCATATAAAGGAGCTAGTTTTTTATATAAAGAAAATAGACATGTTAAATCTAACGGTCCATCCATTATATACACATCTTCATCCTTTACTTCCAACACCTCATATAATAATGCTAATACTCTTTCATCAATATGCTCTTTGCCAACTTCTAAACGTACAGCAGCTCCCCACTTACGCTTTTTTAATTCTTTTTCAATTACCTTTAATAAATCTCTCGCACCTTCTTCGTGAATTGTTAAATCCGCATTGCGTGTAATACGGAAACGAGTAACAGATGATACTTTATATCCTGTAAATAATTTATGAGTAAAACTACTAATTACGTCTTCTAATAAAATAAATTTATGCTTTTGCCCTTCACTCGGTAAAAATATGAAACGTTCAAGTAGTGAAGGAACTTGTACAATTCCTAACTTCGTGCGGTTTTCTTCTTCCACTTGTTTCTCATCATATAAAAGAGTAGCTAAATTTAAACTTTTATTTAATAACATCGGAAATGGACGATATGCATCGATAGCCACAGGTGTTAAGACTGGGAAAATTTGTTCATCAAAATACTCTTCTATAAATTCTCTCTGTTCTTTCGTCAAATCATGGAACGTTAAACGCTCAATCCCCTCTAGCTCCAACGCTGGCAACACATAATTTTTAAACGTACCATATTGTACGGTCATTAATTCATGTGCTTTTATCGCAATTTTATTTAATTGCTTTTTTGGTGTTAAGCCGGCCTTATTTTCTGGTTGGTTAAACCCAGCACTCACTTGATCCTTCAATCCTGCCACGCGTACCATAAAGAATTCATCTAAATTTGAGCTGAAAATGCTAATAAACTTTAACCTTTCTAAGAGCGGATTCGTTTCATCTTGTGCTTCTTGTAGTACACGTTCATTAAATGCTAACCAACTTAATTCTCTATTATTGTAATAAGCTGTATCATTTAAATTTACTGTATTCCCCTTCAATAATTCCATCCCCTTCACACTTCCCCTTGAAACTTTTTTACTATAATTTAGTTACTTTTATTTTAGCAAATTACAATATTCCAAAGTGTTAATTTTTCGTAAAGACATCCGTACAATTTAACGTTTTGATTCGAAGGATAAGTTAATAGTCGTTTTCAATACTCTTTCTAGCTGCTTTTTTTGCTTTTCAGCTTGCACTTTTTCCGCTAATGCTGATTGCTCACATACAATTTTAAATGTTAATCCTTCTTTATTTTCTGTTATAGATATTGATTCCACAAGTGATCTTTGTCTTATATTTAGAGCTGCTGAAAATTGTAAAACAGCCCCTAATAGGCGAATTTTCTTTTGTTCGTTTTTATCAAACCATCCTTCAAATGGAGACAAATGTTGTTTGAATAGCATTTTTGATTTATAAGACGCAATAAGCGCTAATCTAACTCGCTCTTTATGCATCATACCATCAATTGTTTTATTCGCTAATAAATAAAACGTATGTAAGCGGCTCGCTTCTTCGTCTATATATTTACCTATATTAAATACTTTCGCTGCTTGATGGAATACTTCCCAGTCTTTTACCGACATTGAAATCAATCCTGTTTCTTCAAGCTGTTGACAAATCAATCTTCCCTGCTTTATAAGCTGCATTACAAATTCCATATCCATTTCATATTCATGTGATAATAAATACAAACTTTCTTCAACTACGTTCGGATAATATGAAATCCCCAAATCTTTTGTCAACTCTTCATAGAAAACACCTTCTCGTAACCCTTTTCTACTTAATACAAATGCTGGTGCCTTTATAACATTAACAAGCGTATGAAATACTTCGACTGCTGGAATAATTGTATCTGCTCGATCTTTTGCCAATCCTTCCATTTTTTGAAGTTCTATGAACGACAATGCTTCCAATTCTTCTTTCACATTTTTAATATCTTCTTCTTTCATCTTGTATAAATGTACCCCTGCTATAGGATAACAAATTAAATTTTGATGAATTTTTACTAAGTTCCTCGCACTACCACCAATTGCAATAAGAGGCAATTTCTTATCAATTAACCATGGTAATGTTCGAAATTGATGTTCTAAGTACGTTTGAATCTTTTCCAACTCTTCTTCAGTAGGTATATCCTCTTTAATAAATTGTTGCTTTAAAGAAAGTGCCCCAAAAGGAAAGCTATGATACTCTAAAATCTCTCTATTACGAAAGTATGTAACTTCCGTACTCCCTCCACCAATATCTACTGTAATTCCTTCAGAGAACGAAGTTGAATTCATAACTGCTAAATAGCCGTAACGTGCTTCTTCATATTCTGATAATACTCTAAGAGTAAAGTCTGTTTGTCCTTCAACAAGTTTTTTAATTGCATCTTGGTTCTCAGCCTGTCTAATTGTCGCTGTTGCAACACAAAGTACATGATGCAACTGATGGAATCGTGTACTTTCTTGAAATTGAAATAATGTTTGTAACAATACTTCTATTCCTTCTTCAATTAACATACCATCGACTAAGTAATTTCTTAACCGAGCGACCACTTTCGTATTTTCAATCTCTTTATAAAAACCTCCGTTTTGCTTTTCATAAATAACTAAACGCATTGTATTAGATCCAATATCTATAATGGCATATTGTTGTTTTAATATTTCTTTCAAACTTCTCACTCTTTCATTATCAAATTTCTAAAACACATTCTATTACTATTATACAAAATAGTTGTTTTTTGTAACAATATTGCTTTAATATTGAAAATATATACAATCACTTTTTGCATATAATAAAAACCTATTTTATTTATGGTATAATAATGAAAAATTGAAAGGAGATTCAATATGAAACCTTCACAACCACAATCTCAATTACAAAACCAACATTCTATTAATCGACTAGCTCAATCTATTTTCGTTGTGAATCGTCATGCTAAAGCTGCAACTAACCCGAAGTATTTATACTGGTTAAAAAAGACTGCTTTAGAACGCTTAATTGCTGAAAAAAAAGCTATTAAAGAAGGATTGCATTTTTCTAGAAATCCACGTTTTAGCCAACAACAATCTGATGTTCTTATACGTTTAGGTGATTATTTTTTCCATATTCCTCCTACAAAAGAAGATTTTCGAATCCTACCACATCTTGGCCATCTTGAATCCTCCTATCGAAATCCGAAAACAACCTTATCTTTAACAGTAGCAAAAAAGACACTTCAAGATTACATTGGTCCTGAAGCACTGAAACAAGAAAAAAAATTAAGTGAACCTGTTCCATGGTATAGTCGTACTTATACAAAAAAATAAAACAGTTTGGCCCATTGTAGGCCAAACTGTTTTATTTTTTCTCTTCTTTAATTTTAATATTTGCTTGTTTATAAAAAGCTATTTTTTCTGTATTATAAGATTTCGTGAATTCATTAAACTTATCTTTTTCTGATTCAATATCCTTATAAGATTGATTTACTACTTTTACTTTTTCACTTATATCTTTTAATTTTGTACCTTTATCTTGTAACATTGTATATAATTCTTTTTCTTGTTTTAACGATTTATTATAACTATCATACATCTTGTTAAATGAATCGTGTCGTTTCTCATATGTGCTTTTCACTTTATCCGCTTGCTCTTTCAATTTCTTATCTTCAATTTTCTTCACATATTTATCTGCTGATTTCACTTCTTCTTGTGCCTTATTTAAAGATTCTTTTTCTTTTTTAAGCACTTTTTCTCGTTCATCTGTATTTTTCACTGCTTGGTTCAATTTTTCCTTAACAGTTTGATTATTATCTTTTCCTTCTTGAACAATCTGGTTATATAATTCTTGTCCCTCTTTTTCTAAAGTTTCAAGTTTCTTTGCATCTTCAAACATTGTTTTTTCTTGCTTTGCAGCATTTTCAAAAGCAACATATAATTCCTCTTCTGGTTTCGGTCCGAAACAACCTGCTAGTAAAGTCATTGATAATGCAGTTACAATTGCTAATTTACTATATTTCAACATCTTTTTCCTCCTACTTATATACGATCATCGTGTAAAAAGCTATGAAATTATATATCCTTCTATAAACTCCACACTCGCACCTTTTTTACGAAAATCATTTATATTGTTTGTAATGCTTGTACAAATTGTATTACTTAAAATTACATTTTACGTTTTTGAACTCAATAGCAGTTTCATATCCATCTTTTACTAGGCACTTTTTAAAACCTGTTCATACTATGTATTACATAAAAGTACAACGGAATTCATCACAGCCATCATAATTTGAAGAACAACAGTAATCATTCACCTGATAAAAGATGATCGTTGTTCTCTCACGTCTATCATTCTATCATTCCCTTTCCCGCTTTCTATCAAATAATCTCTTCGTTCATTTTACACAGTATAAACGCTATCTTGCAACAACTTACAATTACTCTTGTCATTCCCTAAAAAGGAAAAGTGTAGAGTATGTTTTCCTCTACACTTTTAAAATGAAACACATTGTACAAAATGCATTGACACATCCATCATAATTATATGCTTATTCCATATATTTTTAAAGACTTTTATTACAAAAAAAGTTGTTTTTGTAATAAAAGTCAAAAAAATGTTACATTCAAAACTTCTTCATTTCATATTTCTTTAAATCGAAGTTTTTCTTATTTCCTTACAAATTCCTATGCTGGTACAATTGATTTTGTGCCTTTCTTAACAATTCTTCAAAAGTTTTTCCTTCTATTGGATAACTAGCTGCTCCAAATAATAGGGTCATACTTAACAAGCCATTTTCTATTTCACTTTCAATATTTTTCATTAAACGATTTGTTATTGTCGACTTTTCATGTCCGTTATCAATCGCCACAATAACATACTTATTTTCATCCCACCTAGTAACGACATCCCCTTTACGAATTGTCTTTACAATCGTACTCTCCAATTTTTGTACTAACACCTCCAATTTTTTTTCTTGCACTGTTTCTTTTAGTTCTTTCCATTCTTTCACAGAAAGAATGTACACTGTAATATTATGAGAATCCCGTTCTGATAACGCAGCTACTTTCTCAAAGAAATCAACTACAAAATCATTACTCGCCATTCCCCCTACTTCCGTATCCATGCGCCCACTCGCTCTTTTATCATACCAATGTCCAAAATAATAGCTGAGTATCATTTGCAATATATAAATAATAAAGACGGTATAAAACGATCGCGAATCCAGTTTTGTAATTACATCCTGAAGTGCAATCCATTCTGTAACTGCCACTGTATTCCCAAGTAGTAATCCACTAATTTTTCCTTTATGTTTCATACTTCTCCTCCCTTCTATACCAATATATGTTTCTATAGCAATTATGTTTTTCTACAAAATAAAAAATGTACATATTGGGTGTACATTTTCGCTTAAACTTGTCTACCATTTCTATTCTATTTCATATATATACTATATATCGTTTTTAGAAAGGGGTGACCTATATGCTGCAAAAAGAAAATCTATCAGATATTATGCGTTTACTAGCAGGTTTTCTGTTATCATTAAAATTACTATTTAACTCTTTCGGAATAAACTTTATTACAAACGATCAAATTGACGCTATTGTAAATGTTGCTTCCTTCCTTTTCATTCTATATTTTGGTTATAAAAATAATTATGTAGGAAAAAAAGGAATCGAGCAAAAAAAAGTACTCAAAAAGCACAACCTTCACTAAAAAAGGAACCTTTCATACAGGTTCCTTTTTATCATTGCCGCACAACAACTTCATTGGTTTGCAGCGGACCATATGATAATCCTTTATATTGAAATGTATATGTAGCCTGAAATAATGCGTTTTTGAGTGCTTTATCTTTATTTGCTTTTATTTTACAAATTAGTTCTACCTTCTCATTCGGTAATAAATTATCGATTCGCCACCTTACAAGCT from Bacillus basilensis includes the following:
- the fadH gene encoding 2,4-dienoyl-CoA reductase, which gives rise to MKEKVVIITGGSSGMGKGMATRFAKEGARVVITGRTKEKLEETKLEIEQFPGQILPVQMDVRNTEDIQKMIEQIDEKFGRIDILINNAAGNFICPAEDLSVNGWNSVINIVLNGTFYCSQAVGKYWIEKGIKGNIINMVATYAWDAGPGVIHSAAAKAGVLAMTKTLAVEWGRKYGIRVNAIAPGPIERTGGADKLWISEEMAKRTIQSVPLGRLGTPEEIAGLAYYLCSDEAAYINGTCMTMDGGQHLHQYPF
- a CDS encoding YkuJ family protein, whose product is MSLLQGILTRLVSLQEQAESGEVAQRYFEVNGERKCSVKFFDKSEMYELEVYQQGEKPQVYQFDNIDMVAIEIYDIIS
- a CDS encoding metallophosphoesterase, with product MKKITRRDFLKTGMRTFLYSLITTSIGYYYAKYIEPHLLSFTEHTLKSQLIPKSFHGMKILQFSDLHLGYYFSLHHLSQIVSKINAVKPDIVLFTGDLIDNYQTYTDTPFVASILKNIQGPFGKFYIYGNHDHGGYGTEYYEHIMRESGFELLLNGEKRIRLLDNSEISIFGLDDILLGKPKIEETLQHARQNTYNIVLVHEPDIAPQIANYPVNLQLSGHSHGGQVQIPFLGAIITPALAKNYVEGFYTIQDLTLYVNRGLGRTRVPFRFMSKPEITIFTLQHS
- the ppx gene encoding exopolyphosphatase; this encodes MKEILKQQYAIIDIGSNTMRLVIYEKQNGGFYKEIENTKVVARLRNYLVDGMLIEEGIEVLLQTLFQFQESTRFHQLHHVLCVATATIRQAENQDAIKKLVEGQTDFTLRVLSEYEEARYGYLAVMNSTSFSEGITVDIGGGSTEVTYFRNREILEYHSFPFGALSLKQQFIKEDIPTEEELEKIQTYLEHQFRTLPWLIDKKLPLIAIGGSARNLVKIHQNLICYPIAGVHLYKMKEEDIKNVKEELEALSFIELQKMEGLAKDRADTIIPAVEVFHTLVNVIKAPAFVLSRKGLREGVFYEELTKDLGISYYPNVVEESLYLLSHEYEMDMEFVMQLIKQGRLICQQLEETGLISMSVKDWEVFHQAAKVFNIGKYIDEEASRLHTFYLLANKTIDGMMHKERVRLALIASYKSKMLFKQHLSPFEGWFDKNEQKKIRLLGAVLQFSAALNIRQRSLVESISITENKEGLTFKIVCEQSALAEKVQAEKQKKQLERVLKTTINLSFESKR
- a CDS encoding glutaredoxin family protein, producing MKKIEVYTQPDCPPCVIVKEFLKHNNVVYEEFDVKKDAAARNRLLYDYDSYSTPTVVIDGEVVAGFQIEKLQQLLNIE
- a CDS encoding DUF3993 domain-containing protein translates to MRKYGIWLVLFVCIAFLVGYSVTTVLGKEEVKVDRKEVFTTIQNGYETQFSIRGKHWPMNKMIETLSPYFTENFLQVFTDENSRSDKQSGEYLLPAKEAPFSFNSETKMSYDEEHKILYVYERAKSGQYQIVTLQRDQGKWKLAGYHESQELLTEIKRLQQL
- a CDS encoding polyphosphate kinase; its protein translation is MELLKGNTVNLNDTAYYNNRELSWLAFNERVLQEAQDETNPLLERLKFISIFSSNLDEFFMVRVAGLKDQVSAGFNQPENKAGLTPKKQLNKIAIKAHELMTVQYGTFKNYVLPALELEGIERLTFHDLTKEQREFIEEYFDEQIFPVLTPVAIDAYRPFPMLLNKSLNLATLLYDEKQVEEENRTKLGIVQVPSLLERFIFLPSEGQKHKFILLEDVISSFTHKLFTGYKVSSVTRFRITRNADLTIHEEGARDLLKVIEKELKKRKWGAAVRLEVGKEHIDERVLALLYEVLEVKDEDVYIMDGPLDLTCLFSLYKKLAPLYEHLVYPALIPQRPQDLGDAEDVFEKAIEHDILLHHPFESFQPVVDFVRDAADDPNVLAIKQTLYRVSGDSPIIQALKVAAEKGKQVTVLVELKARFDEENNVHWAKELEKAGCHVIYGVSHLKTHSKITLVVRRKNGKIERFVHLGTGNYNDATAKLYTDFGYITSRKDFGVDATNFFNYLSGYTTKPHFHHLSVAPFDIREQFMDLIDEEIRYHRQYGNGYIIAKMNSLTDKPLIKKMYEASQAGVKVELIVRGTCCLRPGIPNVSENIRVVSVVGRYLEHSRIYYFHHNGEEKIYLSSADWMTRNMEKRVEISFPILDIEMKARIKAILQLTLADNVKTREQNKDGDYYYVINNGAEEIDSQVKLFKMAYQNTDAE
- a CDS encoding EAL-associated domain-containing protein — encoded protein: MIDALDVMSNLDKVLPYYQAIFSADEHTVIGYEVVGRIQTEEGIQSLASFFHDDSIPSEFQLEADNIIVEKALNRYLESDQKLLLFIHRNANVLMNDDDESLLQLLLMYEEQGLNLKHIVLEITEHECKEDIEQFNHLLMYYRTYGIQISINKVGTGTSNLERISVLAPDILKVDLTNLRQTALLQSYQDILYSLSLLARRIGATLLYEEIDAFYQLQYAWKNGGRYYQGNYLKECLPDFIETNVLKERLGNECHQFIQHEKKKLQKIYNLTEMLRDRIGDVLAKQKKNEDINDWLLQFSQSVSQCSFRIFICNEDGFQQSGNVMKKDGEWIVMPEYYMKNWSWRPYFLENIMKMRFENKARLSDLYADIETGEMVRTFSFPIDDENFLFIDLSYEYLYEEDVLF
- a CDS encoding YkyB family protein; its protein translation is MKPSQPQSQLQNQHSINRLAQSIFVVNRHAKAATNPKYLYWLKKTALERLIAEKKAIKEGLHFSRNPRFSQQQSDVLIRLGDYFFHIPPTKEDFRILPHLGHLESSYRNPKTTLSLTVAKKTLQDYIGPEALKQEKKLSEPVPWYSRTYTKK